TTTGACTGTCTGCAGGAAGCCACTATATAAATAAAACCGTCATGATAACAATGAAGAAACTGGTAATTAAGATCACACAACACATTACATTTTATACCCCCACCATTACTTGTGAGGCCCTTTCACCTTTCTCTCAGTTATCATTTGTTGGACCAAATGCAGTTGGACTTTACAGAGCTCAATCACTTTGTATTTGCCTTGTGGGTTGTTTGTGTGATGAAAGGACCTCAAAAGCTATCATACAAGGAAAGCTGGCCTACTGATATGTGAGGAATCAAATAATATGCTGGAGGAATGCATTCCAAATATCAAGGTGATGAGGCACTGCTGTTACAAGGCAGTGATCTTGGTGCTACTGTTACCAACCTCCACCTATGGAAGATTGAGGAGAGCTGATAATTATACGATAATTCTTACTTTCGCTATCATTATCAAGTAAATGAAGTCAGAATTCCCAGAAGCAATGGGGGAGTTAGCAtagcaatgaagaaaaaaaaaaaaaagccttacACAATACTCATCGATACAAAAATAGCTGATGTTCCCATGACTCATAATCACCTATTGGGCCGCAAGTACTCGAAGCTAAACAGCTCAAAGAATAGAGTCTAAAGATAGAAACTAAGAATAGAGTCTAAAGATAGAAACTACACGTATTTCCCTCTGTACTTTGGTTTGGAGTCTTTACTGGATTTGGAATCGCCTGCATCACCCAACTGAGGGTCAGCACTACTAAAAACAGCAGCATGAAGATTACCCTCCTCCAACCACTTCAGATGGTTCTCCTTGAACTCTAAATGTTTTAACCTAGCTGTTTCTGCAATTTCTTCAGTGTATGGTCCTATCTTCACCATTGTCAGTAAGACTCTGCTGTAACGTAAGCTTAGAATCTGTTCACATGTGGCAATTAGTTTGAAACATGGATGCTCTGGGAAATGGGTCTCAGTTGAATCATCTTCTCTTAGTACAGGATAGAAGTACACAAGCCTGCCACCCATTACAAGCATCTTAGCAGCAACGTCGAGCAAATCGTGCACACACTCAGCTAAGCTGTAGGCTGCTGTTGATGGTATATGATCTGTCCTCTTGTCATCTGGAACAGTGTAGGGGCCTATAACACCCTTTAGGAGTTTCCGGCCACCAGATTTCCGTCCACCAGCACGAACTCCATAAGGAGGGTCACAGATTATGGCATCAAATACCTacaaaatcaccaaaaaaaattcaaaaataagaCCAAGGATAGCAACAAGATTGATGAATACAAGTGTTTGACTTGAGAGAAACACTTCTTGGGAAGAACCCTAAACTACCACCATAGGCAAAGCAATCATTTAGTGCCCatttagattttatatttttaaaatcagaaaatgatagtaacttttatataagataaaagaattttaaagacttaaattgaaaaagtaaaggttttaaaaactgtttaaaaaaattgaggtataaaaatacttttactatctcaaatcttaaaattttttagagtgatttttaaagacataagATATATCTATACATTTTTTGTAGAAaatgttctatttttatatagaaggttctgatttccaaataaaaaaataaaaaacccaaaCTGGTGTGTCCAAATAGACACTTTGTTATcaaaattgaactaaaaaagGCAAGGCAAAAATTCATTTCGAACATAATACAAAGTAATATAGAAATAATAACATTCCATGCATCCTTGAGACCTAGATCAAGTGGTAAGGGATTGGGATGAGGTTGTGGGAGATCCAGGtttgaacaataataataacaataatgctCAAGTGGTGAGGGATTGGGGTGGGTTGTGGGAGATTCAggttcaaataataataacaacattaCATGCCTTGAACAACCGGTGTGGCGCTGAGAAACTAAGTAGGCCGGACAGTCAGGGTGCGGCAACCTGAGAAAGTCATAAAGTCCAGGTCTCCCAAAAGATAAAAAGTAGCAATGTAAGATTGCAACACTCTATATGATTGCATAATCACTTCATATTACCATTCAGTTACttctttttattctatttcatgAGTATGAAAGGGTATGCACAAAAAGCTGATTCGAGgacttcaatttcaaatttgaagtgTCTTTCTACCAACTACAAAAAGGTATCATTGATCCTGAAATGCTTGTGAATGTCataattcctttattttaaGAGTCAATAAACAACAAGACTActcattaaacaaaattttctcagATACAACATAAAAGATTGATTGAGGATATAACTGAAATCAGGATTTAAGATTTGGTTCATCATCAATTTCAACCATTACCCAAAAAGGGCGGGGATATTCAATGCCAAACTTGCCAATCTTCAATACACAAACTTTTATGTAATCAAATATCAGatcttgaaaattataaaatagcACAAATTCAATGCAGATgctaaaaatgtcaaaaaattcTAAATAGATATAAACTTAATTGGGATGGACAAATTAGAAAACAAGAATGCATTTgagtatatttaataaagacaTTGCCCAAAATTATAAAGATACTGAATtgaataatttctaaatatgcTTAATTAACACTTAGCAGTTAGCTGAAAAGTGTTCACTTGGCAACCTAACACATAATTTCATCATAGTATGATCCAATCTGCTACAAGTAGTTCATATCTACCAAGATAATAGGAGGGGTTTATCACTGTTCTCAGTCTCTCTTGGATAAAAGAGGCCCATTCCCCATTAAAAGCAATggtatttaataatttgtgtATCATAGGTAAAAACAAACGGGTGATGATAAACACACCTaccatttctctctctacacccaccttgtttgagaaaaaaaaaaaaaaaagaagtatggTGAGACAGAAAAGATGGGTGCATTTAACATTTCCAAAACCAAATTCCTCCTTTGTCCACATGCGCCTACCATTGCAACTCTCCATCTTTAGCCTTTTTTTGTTTGAGGATTCTGATATACATTATTATGCCTAGGATTCAATATTATAGGTTCTAGCTCTAAGTCACAAAAACCAAGCTTTAGACAACTAATGGCTTGTTCTTGGGCCGGTTCAATCAAATCGACAACCAAAATCAGAACTAATCTGCCCTCTTTCCCAGAACCAAACTAAACCAACCCATTGAGGTCAGGTAGGTTAATTCTTGAATTGACCCAAATTTTCCATATCTACTTATCACCAGAAGAACCACAAACCCAGTAATATTAGTCCTCAGAACATCTACAGTGAAAGCTATTACCTTTGGACATTATCACTCATCAATGACCATCATGACTATTAATGCCATTTATGACCAAGATATGTGGTTCAAAAATTAGGCGATCAAGAGTCAGGTCAACAAAATCAATCCAATGAATTCATAAAATACATTTCACATGTAACATGAGCTTACACACTCCTTCATGATGATAATTTATTATTCTAAATTGCTATCCATGTTAACAAGTGTTAAATGCTGCTCCTGATTTGTTCTTATTCCATGTGCTTGAAATTGCATAACCATGTTGTTTCATCATTactttttttcaacattttggGGTATGCCAGCCCTACTCCTGCTAGGGTTCGTGGTCTGAAAGCTGCATGATTGGGTAATCCCAATTAAAGTCAAACTCAGGACTTCTGATTCATAGTCCCAGTAACTAATCTACCTGTTCGACTTTGTTTCATAATGTCACTTCCTTAGTGAATGAATGCATAGAAAAGCATGGAAAGAATAAAACAAAGAGATTGATACACAAAAGGACTgatataatgaaattatattttgacaATTAGAATCAATAAATCCAGCTTAACTGAAGTCATTATTGTTTTTCCAACAATAACCACCTCCCTCGAATTAGTTCTTAAatacattaatttacatattgtAGCCATGTGAAAAATCTACTTAATGTTATTGTAATGAGTTATAGTTTAGCATGTATGAATGAAGAGCTTCATGATGGTTAAGGGTCAAAATTCAGTTTTATTGGCAGTATAAAACTAATCTGCAAACCCTGGAGATACAGTAAGTCAATGACACTCAGAGTGCTCCAGTGGCAGCTCATGAGGCAAGTACACTTCAAGGCTGTTGGTGGAAAGAAAGTGTGGAGGTTGTCCAATAGCTCATTTTCTCCCTCCAGCTTATTCTGTTATTATTCGATCAAACCGTTGAGAATTTCCACAGTGTTTACAGGGAACCTCCTCCATTTGTTCGTTGAAAGGATTTTCGCTTCTTTATTGCCTCTTTTCTGAGACACTCTTAACATGCTACAACTCCCTTTTATGatgttttatcaaatatttaatgagTTTATACGATTAAGTCAAACAACATATTATGTTGATTATAATTAACTTGTAGAGCAATTAGACAAGTTACAGCAATGTTAATGCCACAATCAAATGCACTGGTagcaatgagaaaaaaaatgtgcatTGGTACCAAGATCAGTAATAGTAAACCTACTGAAGAGattgaaaggaaagaaacaaattttaattgacAAATACAGTTCACAAAAAATTACCTCTTTTAATCCAGGACGCCAGGGAGGAAGGTTATTATCTGCCCTCAACAGAGAAATTGGCATTGGTAAGTGATACTGCAAGAAGGCATGAAAAGAAGTATGGAATTCAACATTCATTACACAATTATGTACCATTGAGTGAGTAATATATTTCAAGATGATTCAATAGATACATTTACAAACTATAAATCAACATCATATAGCAAACTCACCTGCTTGAAATTGCTCCAAACATTACAGTCAGGTCCTCGCCCATCACGGACTACCCTAATGTCAATGTCTGCACCCTGAACAGTTTAAATTAATTgatactgaaaaaaaaaaaaaggttatctACACCCTaattattcacattaattttCCAAATGTTATCAGGCAGATAGCATCTAGAAAATGATTCAAGATTTAGCAAAAGAAGGAGAAATCAAACCATTGTCATTGCACCAAAGTGTGCTGCAGCAACAAGAATGCTCCCAGTTCCAACAAAAGGATCATACACAAGTTTCCCTGCTGTGGCCAGTGCTTGGTTGGCCATTAAGAAAGCCATTTCTGCATCCATGGCTGTTGGGCCAAGATAAGTGCGGCTTTTTAATTGATAGGTGGGCAAAAGCTTCCTATCAGCAGCACCAACCTCCCGACCAAAAAAGATTCTCTTTTGGACTACAGGTGGAAGCCCATTATTAGACCCATAGTCATCAGTTTCTATAAGCCAAAACTTGTGTTCTGGATTTTTTAAGTTCACTCGACCCTGAAACAAATTCATCCAAATTTACATGA
The window above is part of the Vitis riparia cultivar Riparia Gloire de Montpellier isolate 1030 chromosome 12, EGFV_Vit.rip_1.0, whole genome shotgun sequence genome. Proteins encoded here:
- the LOC117927299 gene encoding tRNA (guanine(10)-N2)-methyltransferase homolog, with product MWYLCVFYHRLLDYRKAEVESLAHLFGVLEDGSALQWKLPQHHHPDSPFHFVYLPSEDVARNIANRSILVKGIYELWGEGSSYEELEEAIRSYPDERKLPYLAAESTFKITVDSFGKVISFQEQNDRIQGLTYIPFKGRVNLKNPEHKFWLIETDDYGSNNGLPPVVQKRIFFGREVGAADRKLLPTYQLKSRTYLGPTAMDAEMAFLMANQALATAGKLVYDPFVGTGSILVAAAHFGAMTMGADIDIRVVRDGRGPDCNVWSNFKQYHLPMPISLLRADNNLPPWRPGLKEVFDAIICDPPYGVRAGGRKSGGRKLLKGVIGPYTVPDDKRTDHIPSTAAYSLAECVHDLLDVAAKMLVMGGRLVYFYPVLREDDSTETHFPEHPCFKLIATCEQILSLRYSRVLLTMVKIGPYTEEIAETARLKHLEFKENHLKWLEEGNLHAAVFSSADPQLGDAGDSKSSKDSKPKYRGKYV